A single genomic interval of Orcinus orca chromosome 19, mOrcOrc1.1, whole genome shotgun sequence harbors:
- the LOC101275558 gene encoding LOW QUALITY PROTEIN: keratin, type I cuticular Ha8 (The sequence of the model RefSeq protein was modified relative to this genomic sequence to represent the inferred CDS: inserted 1 base in 1 codon; substituted 3 bases at 3 genomic stop codons), translating into MGFKRAGREEGCQIQWLSLPSGSEPPVHPQLTITSSYISSSHCLGCTNTPGARNICVSSTDIRDXPGAEVNNAPLCLSATLAHANXIPVGTTPLGXPSLCLPXSCNAACPLLGTCHIPGNIGICRTYGEGSLNSHEKETMQFPNDQPASYLEKVRHLERDNMELETQIQESSECHEATMCLDYQSHFCTIEELQQKILCVKSENKQLVVQIDNAKLTADDNRTKWVGPRTLHFIGADVCGLHRALDDLTRAKADLGAQLEPLKEELLCLKKNDEQGVHTLKCQLGDQLRTELDVVPAVDLGGVLEEMRCPYEALEVELQAQLTLNWLCESGARFGTELAQRQCLISDVEAQLSEIRADLERQSQEYQVLLDVKAWLEGEIATCWNLLETEDCTYVA; encoded by the exons ATGGGGTTTAAAAGGGCCGGGAGGGAAGAGGGTTGTCAGATTCAGTGGCTTAGCCTTCCCAGCGGCTCTGAACCTCCTGTGCATCCTCAGCTCACCATAACTTCCTCCTACATCAGCTCATCCCACTGCCTGGGCTGCACCAACACTCCTGGAGCAAGAAACATCTGTGTCTCCTCCACTGACATTAGAGACTAGCCTGGGGCAGAGGTCAACAATGCCCCCCTATGTCTCTCAGCCACTCTGGCACACGCCAACTGAATCCCAGTGGGAACAACCCCTCTGGGCTGACCCAGCCTCTGTCTGC ACAGCTGCAATGCCGCCTGCCCCTTGCTGGGGACCTGCCACATTCCTGGCAACATCGGAATCTGCAGGACCTATGGTGAAGGCTCCCTTAACAGCCATGAGAAGGAGACCATGCAGTTCCCGAATGACCAGCCGGCCAGCTACCTGGAGAAAGTGCGCCACCTGGAGCGGGACAACATGGAGCTGGAGACCCAGATCCAAGAGTCGAGCGAATGCCATGAGGCCACCATGTGTCTGGACTATCAGAGCCACTTCTGCACTATCGAGGAGCTGCAGCAGAAA ATCCTGTGCGTCAAATCTGAGAACAAGCAGCTGGTCGTGCAAATAGACAATGCCAAGCTGACTGCTGATGACAATAGGACCAAGTGGGTTGGG cccaggacattaCATTTTATT GGGGCCGACGTCTGTGGGCTGCACAGGGCACTGGACGACCTCACACGCGCCAAGGCTGACCTGGGGGCCCAGCTGGAGCCCCTGAAGGAGGAGCTGCTCTGCCTCAAGAAGAACGACGAGCAG GGAGTCCACACTCTGAAGTGTCAGCTGGGGGACCAGCTCCGGACTGAGCTGGACGTGGTGCCCGCTGTGGATCTGGGTGGGGTGCTGGAGGAGATGCGGTGCCCGTACGAGGCCCTGGAGGTAGAGCTGCAGGCTCAGCTCACGCTG AACTGGCTGTGTGAATCCGGGGCCCGCTTCGGCACTGAGCTGGCCCAGAGGCAGTGCCTCATCAGTGATGTGGAGGCTCAGCTGTCGGAGATCCGGGCTGACCTGGAGCGGCAGAGCCAGGAGTACCAGGTGCTACTGGACGTCAAGGCCTGGCTGGAGGGTGAGATCGCCACATGTTGGAACCTTCTGGAGACTGAGGACTGTACGTATGTAGCCTGA
- the LOC101272480 gene encoding keratin, type I cuticular Ha1-like produces MPYSCSLPSLSCSCFSWPCVPRSCHGSTLPWSCNLPVNVGNSGCLCEGSFNGNEKETMQFLNGRLASYLEKVRQLERDNAELESRIREQSQQQDPLVCSDYQSHFRTIEELQQKILCTKAENTRLVVQIDNAKLAADGFRTKYEMELGLRQLVESDINDLRRILDELTLCKSDLEVQVESLKEELLCLKSNHEEEANSLRRQLGDRLNVEVDAVPTVDLNNVLNETRSHYEALVESNHRDVQEWFTRQTEELNGQVVSSLEQLQSYQAEITEQRRTVHALEVELQTQHNLRDSLENTLTEMEARYSAQLAQVQCLISNVESQLAEIRRDLERQNQEYRVLLDVRARLECEINTYRGLLESEDCKLPCNPCATTNACGKTIMPCDSSACTPCAPAARFSPCVPRPHCGPCNSYTC; encoded by the exons ATGCCTTACAGCTGCTCCCTGCCCAGCCTGAGCTGCAGCTGCTTCTCCTGGCCCTGTGTGCCCCGCAGCTGCCACGGCTCCACCCTGCCCTGGTCCTGCAACCTCCCCGTCAACGTGGGCAACAGCGGCTGCCTCTGTGAGGGCTCCTTCAACGGCAACGAGAAGGAGACCATGCAGTTCCTGAACGGCCGGCTGGCCAGCTACCTGGAGAAGGTGCGCCAGCTGGAGCGGGACAACGCAGAGCTGGAGAGCCGCATCCGGGAGCAGAGCCAGCAACAAGATCCCCTTGTGTGCTCCGACTACCAGTCCCACTTCCGGACCATCGAGGAGCTCCAGCAGAAG ATCCTTTGCACCAAGGCAGAGAACACTAGGCTGGTAGTGCAGATTGACAATGCCAAGCTGGCCGCAGATGGCTTCAGGACCAA GTATGAGATGGAGCTGGGCTTGCGGCAGCTGGTGGAGTCGGACATAAATGACCTGCGTAGGATCCTGGATGAGCTGACCCTGTGCAAGTCTGACCTGGAGGTCCAGGTGGAGTCCTTGAAGGAGGAGCTGCTCTGCCTCAAGAGCAACCACGAGGAG GAAGCCAACTCCCTGCGGAGACAGCTTGGAGACCGCCTTAATGTGGAGGTGGACGCCGTCCCCACCGTGGACCTGAACAATGTGCTCAACGAGACCAGGTCTCACTACGAGGCCCTGGTGGAGAGCAACCACAGGGACGTGCAGGAATGGTTCACCAGGCAG ACCGAGGAGCTGAACGGGCAGGTGGTGTCCAGCTTGGAGCAGCTGCAGTCCTACCAGGCGGAGATCACTGAGCAGAGACGCACGGTCCATGCCCTGGAGGTGGAGTTGCAGACCCAGCACAACCTG AGAGACTCTCTGGAGAACACCCTGACGGAGATGGAGGCCCGCTACAGCGCCCAGCTGGCCCAGGTGCAGTGCCTGATCAGCAACGTGGAGTCCCAGCTGGCGGAGATCAGGAGGGACCTGGAGCGGCAGAACCAGGAGTACCGGGTGCTGCTGGATGTCCGGGCCCGGCTGGAGTGTGAGATCAACACGTACCGGGGGCTGCTGGAGAGCGAGGACTGCAA GCTGCCCTGCAACCCCTGCGCCACGACCAATGCATGTGGTAAGACCATCATGCCCTGCGACTCCAGTGCCTGCACCCCCTGCGCTCCTGCTGCCCGCTTCTCGCCCTGTGTCCCCCGCCCACACTGCGGGCCCTGCAACTCCTACACGTGCTAG